One segment of Aquimarina sp. BL5 DNA contains the following:
- the pdeM gene encoding ligase-associated DNA damage response endonuclease PdeM, with translation MKSQIIQIQNQKFTLHPTGVMFWEEKSMLLIADPHLGKISHFRKHGSAVPQEAVLKNFEQLDTVITIFNPSTICFLGDLFHSYINNEWVLFSDWVSKTNPEILLIVGNHDIISPRKYEELDIKIGSELILDNFLLSHHPEEREGLFNFCGHIHPGVLLGGLGKQRLRLPCFYQKENQLILPAFGEFTGNHTLEPTEKVKIYAITKKEVILVHQ, from the coding sequence TTGAAATCACAAATTATACAGATACAAAATCAAAAATTTACCTTACATCCTACTGGAGTTATGTTCTGGGAAGAAAAAAGCATGTTATTGATTGCCGATCCACATCTTGGTAAAATATCTCATTTTAGAAAACACGGTAGCGCAGTACCACAAGAAGCCGTTCTCAAAAACTTTGAACAATTAGATACGGTAATTACTATTTTTAACCCTTCAACTATTTGTTTCTTGGGAGATCTATTCCATAGTTACATTAATAATGAATGGGTATTGTTTTCTGATTGGGTTTCTAAAACAAATCCTGAAATTCTTCTTATCGTAGGAAACCACGATATTATCTCGCCTCGTAAATACGAAGAACTGGATATCAAAATAGGTTCAGAATTGATTCTAGACAACTTTTTACTTAGCCATCATCCTGAAGAAAGAGAAGGACTATTTAATTTTTGTGGTCATATTCATCCTGGAGTACTTTTAGGTGGACTAGGTAAACAGCGTCTACGTTTACCATGTTTTTATCAGAAAGAGAATCAACTTATCCTTCCTGCTTTTGGAGAATTTACTGGTAATCACACACTAGAACCTACAGAAAAAGTTAAAATATATGCTATCACAAAAAAGGAAGTTATTTTAGTGCATCAATAA
- a CDS encoding tryptophan-rich sensory protein, whose amino-acid sequence MKKILAILNLLSVVFVIGINYISQTLRFNNTTVGELSSKYDNLFTPASYAFAIWLLIFSGLIAYSIYQIRNAFFKPEKADHVLQTGYWFFIANLLTGCWVIVFTYEYFGLSVLIMLGIVFSLSKIVINTKMERWDAPLGIIAFVWWPICLFLGWISVATIANFSIYLTKINWGGFGLDEITWTIIMVIVAVLLNLFMIVKRNMREFALVGAWALIAIYVRHSGAYTSIAYTALTGAIILVLAASVHGFLNRATNPGKKLMERFN is encoded by the coding sequence ATGAAGAAAATATTAGCGATCCTTAATCTACTATCTGTTGTATTTGTAATTGGCATAAATTATATTTCACAAACATTACGTTTTAATAATACTACTGTAGGGGAACTCAGCAGTAAATATGACAACCTGTTTACACCTGCAAGCTATGCTTTTGCAATATGGTTATTAATATTTTCAGGTCTTATTGCTTATTCAATTTATCAAATCCGAAATGCCTTTTTTAAACCAGAAAAAGCAGATCATGTACTACAAACAGGATACTGGTTTTTTATTGCAAATCTATTAACCGGTTGTTGGGTTATAGTATTTACATATGAATACTTTGGTTTATCAGTACTTATAATGTTAGGTATCGTTTTCTCTCTTAGCAAGATTGTTATCAATACTAAAATGGAACGCTGGGATGCTCCTTTGGGTATTATAGCTTTTGTATGGTGGCCAATATGCCTATTTCTAGGATGGATTTCTGTGGCTACAATAGCTAATTTTTCTATTTATTTAACCAAGATTAATTGGGGTGGATTTGGTTTAGACGAGATTACCTGGACCATAATTATGGTAATTGTAGCCGTTTTGTTAAATCTATTTATGATTGTTAAAAGAAATATGCGAGAATTTGCTTTGGTCGGTGCTTGGGCACTAATAGCAATATATGTAAGACATAGTGGTGCCTATACTTCCATCGCTTACACAGCACTTACAGGTGCCATTATATTAGTACTTGCTGCCAGTGTTCATGGGTTTTTGAATAGAGCCACTAATCCTGGGAAAAAATTGATGGAGCGATTTAATTAA
- a CDS encoding aminotransferase class V-fold PLP-dependent enzyme: MQNQKHLFDLSPEITYLNGAYMAPQLKSVTEIGLKSVQRKAHPNEVLPEDFFTEKEILKQRFATLIEAPNYKNTAIIPSVSYGIANAANNVPIKKGDEIILVDEQFPSNVYIWQEVARKNEATIKIVRPPVELENRGKRWNENILEAISKNTVVIAMPHVHWADGTLFDLKAIREKTKTVNAMLVIDGTQSVGAFPFSIQEIEPDALVCGGYKWLLGPYSIGLAYYSDAFNNGTPIEHNWMNRYNSEDFSGLTKYEDRYQEKAARYSVGESSNFVLTPMMIRAVEQLIEWQPKNIQEYGKNISKNAIQKLRELGCFIEDDACRAHHLFGIYLPNHINVEEIKAKLKEAQIFVSYRGNAMRVSCNVYNTEEDFEKLINCFV, from the coding sequence ATGCAAAATCAGAAACATCTCTTCGATCTATCACCAGAAATCACCTATCTCAATGGAGCTTATATGGCTCCACAATTAAAATCTGTTACCGAAATAGGTTTAAAATCTGTCCAAAGAAAAGCACATCCTAATGAAGTTTTACCAGAAGATTTCTTTACTGAAAAAGAAATTCTAAAACAGCGTTTTGCCACACTCATTGAAGCTCCTAATTATAAAAATACTGCGATCATTCCATCTGTTTCTTATGGTATTGCAAACGCAGCTAATAATGTTCCTATAAAAAAAGGAGATGAAATCATTCTGGTTGACGAACAATTTCCTAGTAATGTGTATATCTGGCAAGAAGTTGCCAGAAAAAATGAAGCGACAATCAAAATTGTTAGACCTCCTGTTGAATTAGAAAACAGAGGTAAGCGCTGGAATGAAAACATTCTGGAAGCTATCAGTAAAAACACAGTGGTAATTGCCATGCCACATGTGCACTGGGCAGATGGTACTTTATTTGACCTGAAAGCCATTCGCGAGAAAACCAAAACAGTAAACGCGATGTTAGTCATCGATGGAACTCAAAGTGTAGGTGCTTTCCCTTTTTCTATACAAGAAATTGAGCCAGATGCTTTGGTTTGTGGTGGTTATAAATGGTTATTAGGCCCCTATTCTATTGGCCTGGCTTATTACAGTGATGCTTTTAATAATGGAACACCAATAGAACATAATTGGATGAACCGGTATAATAGCGAAGACTTTTCTGGACTTACCAAATACGAAGATCGATATCAGGAAAAAGCAGCTCGATATTCTGTAGGCGAATCAAGTAACTTTGTATTAACTCCGATGATGATAAGAGCCGTCGAGCAATTGATAGAATGGCAACCAAAAAACATTCAGGAATATGGGAAAAATATTTCCAAAAATGCTATACAAAAACTCCGAGAATTAGGGTGTTTTATTGAAGATGACGCATGTAGAGCGCATCATCTATTTGGGATCTACCTTCCTAATCATATCAATGTAGAAGAGATTAAGGCAAAATTGAAGGAAGCACAAATTTTCGTATCCTATCGTGGAAATGCAATGCGAGTTTCTTGTAATGTGTATAATACCGAAGAAGATTTTGAGAAATTGATCAATTGTTTTGTATAA